Proteins found in one Mesorhizobium sp. CAU 1732 genomic segment:
- a CDS encoding class III extradiol ring-cleavage dioxygenase, with amino-acid sequence MAQMPSLFISHGGPNIVLDESEARSYLETLSQHLPRPKAIVIVSAHFETDGVSVVTDPAPSMIYDFGGFAPELYEMVYPAPGAPEIAAEVFALLSEADLKPAKIEKRGYDHGTWTPLKLAFPQADIPVVQVSVDPSRDAAWHYAIGRALAPLRDEGVLLIGSGHITHNLRALFPVMRGGKQADPALVEQVNAFTGWFAEKLQADDREAILDWKARAPFPAENHPTDEHLMPIFFAYGAGGEHPRVERAHASKQLGFFDYDSYMFH; translated from the coding sequence ATGGCACAGATGCCCAGCCTTTTCATTTCCCATGGCGGCCCCAACATCGTTCTCGATGAGAGCGAGGCGCGCAGCTATCTCGAAACACTCAGCCAGCACCTGCCGCGCCCGAAGGCGATCGTCATCGTCTCCGCGCATTTCGAGACCGACGGCGTCTCCGTGGTCACCGACCCAGCCCCTAGCATGATCTACGATTTCGGCGGCTTCGCCCCCGAGCTCTACGAGATGGTCTATCCCGCGCCCGGCGCGCCCGAAATCGCGGCAGAGGTCTTTGCGCTGCTGTCTGAAGCCGACCTGAAGCCGGCTAAGATCGAGAAGCGCGGCTACGATCACGGCACGTGGACACCTTTGAAACTGGCGTTTCCACAAGCCGACATTCCGGTGGTGCAGGTCTCGGTCGATCCATCCCGAGACGCCGCATGGCACTATGCCATCGGCCGCGCGCTCGCGCCGCTGCGTGACGAGGGCGTGCTTCTGATCGGGTCGGGCCACATCACGCACAATCTGCGCGCGCTGTTTCCGGTTATGCGCGGCGGCAAACAGGCCGATCCGGCGCTGGTGGAGCAGGTCAACGCCTTCACCGGCTGGTTTGCGGAAAAGCTTCAGGCCGACGATCGCGAGGCGATCCTGGATTGGAAGGCGCGTGCGCCGTTCCCGGCCGAAAACCACCCGACCGACGAACATCTGATGCCGATCTTCTTCGCCTACGGGGCCGGCGGCGAGCATCCGAGGGTCGAGCGGGCGCATGCGTCGAAGCAACTCGGCTTCTTCGACTACGATTCCTACATGTTTCACTAA
- a CDS encoding GFA family protein has translation MSDEHRGGCLCGAIRFRTKGALRGVLFCHCSQCRRQTGHFYAATDCAVDDVQIEGTEHLTWYRASDMARRGFCATCGSALFWHSDGSERISILAGSFDQPSGLKGSEHIFVADKGDYYEIEDGLPQR, from the coding sequence ATGAGTGACGAGCATCGAGGCGGCTGTCTTTGCGGAGCGATCCGCTTCCGCACGAAGGGCGCGCTGCGCGGCGTCTTGTTCTGCCACTGCTCGCAGTGCCGACGGCAGACCGGCCATTTTTATGCAGCGACGGATTGTGCGGTCGACGATGTCCAGATCGAGGGAACAGAGCACCTGACCTGGTATCGCGCCTCCGACATGGCCAGGCGGGGGTTTTGCGCGACATGCGGGTCCGCTCTCTTTTGGCACAGCGACGGCTCGGAGAGGATTTCCATACTCGCGGGCAGTTTCGATCAGCCGTCGGGCCTGAAGGGATCCGAGCACATCTTTGTCGCGGACAAAGGCGACTATTACGAGATCGAGGACGGCCTGCCGCAGCGATAA
- a CDS encoding lipid kinase — protein sequence MTENPTRRALLLVNSKARRGKEAMEPIIARLRGGGLDVTTEPFEALPEIARDIVRLRDTADLVIVCGGDGSVSSAAVAAMESGLPLGIMPMGTANDLARTLEIPMDLLKAADVIAAGKSRKIDIGTVNGHAFFNVASIGLSTELAQGLDPVLKRRFGRLGYALAALKVLSRANRFTAEIKEKESATRVATYQIAVGNGRHYGGGNVVQEDAEIDDGHLDLYSLEMDNVWKLALMLRSFRSGKHGAWQEVRTAKCVEFDIETNRPMPVNADGEIVTSTPAHFKVHPKAISVFTPETASGNAN from the coding sequence ATGACCGAAAATCCGACGCGACGCGCACTCCTGCTCGTCAATTCCAAGGCGCGACGCGGCAAGGAAGCCATGGAGCCCATCATCGCTCGGCTGCGCGGCGGTGGTCTCGACGTGACGACGGAGCCATTCGAGGCGCTGCCCGAGATCGCGCGCGACATCGTCAGGCTGCGCGACACCGCCGACCTCGTGATCGTGTGCGGCGGCGACGGTTCGGTGTCTTCGGCAGCAGTCGCAGCCATGGAGAGCGGTCTGCCGCTGGGCATCATGCCGATGGGCACGGCAAACGACCTCGCTCGTACGCTCGAAATCCCGATGGACCTCCTGAAGGCGGCGGACGTGATCGCGGCCGGCAAATCGCGCAAGATCGACATCGGCACCGTCAATGGCCATGCCTTCTTCAACGTCGCAAGCATCGGCCTCAGCACCGAATTGGCTCAGGGTCTCGACCCGGTCCTGAAGCGGCGTTTCGGGCGGCTTGGCTACGCCCTCGCCGCGTTGAAGGTGCTGTCGCGAGCCAACAGATTCACCGCCGAGATCAAGGAAAAGGAAAGCGCGACACGCGTCGCGACGTACCAGATCGCGGTCGGCAACGGCCGGCACTATGGCGGCGGAAACGTCGTGCAGGAAGATGCCGAGATCGACGACGGCCATCTCGATCTCTACAGCCTGGAGATGGACAATGTCTGGAAGCTGGCGCTCATGCTGCGCTCGTTCAGGTCCGGCAAGCATGGCGCATGGCAAGAGGTCCGCACGGCCAAATGCGTGGAGTTCGACATCGAGACCAATCGCCCGATGCCGGTCAACGCGGACGGCGAGATCGTGACCTCGACGCCTGCGCATTTCAAGGTTCATCCCAAGGCGATCTCGGTCTTCACGCCGGAGACCGCCTCGGGTAACGCCAACTAG
- a CDS encoding 3-deoxy-7-phosphoheptulonate synthase class II, giving the protein MTKWSPNSWRGKPIQQVPAYPDAAALAETERQLATYPPLVFAGEARKLKRQLATVAEGQSFLLQGGDCAESFAEHGADNIRDFFRVLLQMAVVLTFGGAQPVVKVGRVAGQFAKPRSSDNETKDGVTLPSYRGDIINGIDFDEKSRIPDPARQEMAYRQSAATLNLLRAFAQGGYANLENVHKWMLGFVADSPQAGRYEAVANRITETIDFMRAVGINAESHPSLRETDFYTSHEALLLGYEEALTRIDSTSGDWYATSGHMIWIGDRTRQADHAHIEYCRGIKNPLGLKCGPSLTPDGLIELIDLLNPENEAGRLTLIARFGSEKVGDHLPKLVRAVQKEGRKVVWSCDPMHGNTITAAGYKTRPFDRILKEVQSFFEVHHAEGTHPGGIHIEMTGKNVTECTGGARAIRDEELQDRYHTHCDPRLNADQAVELAFLVSDLLKKVKADMPQKKVVNG; this is encoded by the coding sequence ATGACGAAATGGTCCCCGAATTCCTGGAGAGGCAAGCCCATCCAGCAGGTTCCGGCCTATCCGGACGCCGCTGCGCTGGCCGAGACCGAAAGACAACTCGCGACCTATCCGCCGCTCGTTTTTGCAGGTGAAGCGCGCAAGCTGAAGCGCCAGTTGGCCACGGTTGCCGAGGGCCAGTCCTTCCTGCTTCAGGGCGGCGATTGTGCCGAGAGCTTTGCGGAGCATGGCGCGGACAACATCCGCGACTTCTTCCGCGTGCTGCTCCAGATGGCGGTCGTGCTGACCTTCGGCGGCGCCCAGCCGGTCGTGAAGGTCGGGCGGGTTGCCGGCCAGTTCGCCAAGCCGCGCTCGTCCGATAACGAGACCAAGGACGGCGTCACGCTGCCGAGCTACCGTGGCGACATCATCAACGGCATCGATTTCGACGAGAAGTCGCGCATTCCCGATCCTGCCCGCCAGGAAATGGCGTACCGCCAGTCGGCGGCCACGCTCAACCTGCTGCGCGCCTTCGCGCAGGGCGGCTACGCCAACCTCGAAAACGTCCACAAATGGATGCTCGGCTTCGTTGCCGACAGCCCGCAGGCCGGCCGTTACGAGGCGGTCGCGAACCGCATCACCGAGACGATCGATTTCATGCGCGCGGTCGGCATCAACGCGGAGAGCCATCCGTCGCTGCGCGAGACCGACTTCTACACCAGCCATGAAGCGCTGCTTCTGGGCTACGAGGAAGCGCTGACGCGTATCGATTCCACCTCCGGCGACTGGTACGCGACGTCGGGCCACATGATCTGGATCGGCGATCGCACGCGCCAGGCCGATCACGCCCACATCGAGTACTGCCGTGGCATCAAGAACCCGCTCGGCCTGAAGTGCGGTCCGTCGCTGACGCCGGACGGGCTGATCGAGCTGATCGACCTGCTCAACCCGGAAAACGAAGCCGGACGCCTGACGCTCATCGCGCGCTTTGGCTCGGAGAAGGTCGGCGATCATCTGCCGAAGCTCGTCCGCGCCGTCCAGAAGGAAGGCCGCAAGGTCGTGTGGTCCTGCGATCCGATGCACGGCAACACCATCACGGCTGCCGGCTACAAGACGCGGCCGTTCGACCGCATCCTCAAGGAGGTCCAGTCCTTCTTCGAGGTGCACCACGCCGAAGGCACGCATCCGGGTGGCATCCACATCGAGATGACGGGCAAGAACGTCACCGAGTGCACGGGCGGCGCGCGCGCCATTCGCGACGAGGAGTTGCAGGACCGCTACCACACGCATTGCGATCCGCGCCTCAACGCGGATCAGGCGGTGGAACTGGCGTTCCTCGTCTCCGACCTTCTCAAGAAGGTCAAGGCGGACATGCCGCAGAAAAAGGTCGTCAACGGCTAG
- a CDS encoding alpha/beta fold hydrolase, which translates to MKELVIETPDGFPLGGTLFEGAGPGPLVLVSSATAVPQGLYAGFAKSLLAAGARAVLTYDYRATGRSPRPAGWTERINYRDWALKDFPAALAALEAIAPGHPVVGVGQSYGGHALGLSGVASRFERYAMVATMSAYVGLLDDRWAWARMNLIGVPLTMLYRDTPKWLGIGDPIPGSCFRDWARWCRMKNYFFDDPDLPEIANFDAVRIPILAIGLTDDAWATPRAVDHFMDRHPNATVEQRWISPQNAGGHHIGHLGFFRSRFAETLWPPLADWLMHDRPMTLGAVRQRS; encoded by the coding sequence ATGAAAGAACTGGTGATCGAGACCCCGGACGGCTTTCCGCTGGGAGGCACGCTCTTCGAGGGCGCAGGCCCAGGTCCGCTGGTTCTTGTTTCGTCGGCGACCGCCGTGCCGCAGGGTCTTTATGCTGGCTTTGCGAAGTCCCTCCTCGCCGCAGGCGCACGCGCTGTCCTGACCTACGATTACCGCGCCACCGGCAGATCGCCACGGCCCGCTGGATGGACGGAGCGCATCAACTACAGGGATTGGGCGCTGAAGGATTTTCCGGCGGCTCTGGCCGCTCTCGAGGCGATCGCACCGGGCCATCCGGTTGTGGGCGTCGGGCAGTCCTATGGCGGCCACGCGCTTGGTCTTTCCGGCGTGGCATCCCGTTTCGAGCGCTATGCGATGGTCGCGACGATGTCGGCCTATGTCGGACTGCTCGACGACCGCTGGGCCTGGGCGCGCATGAACCTCATCGGCGTGCCGCTGACGATGCTCTATCGCGATACGCCGAAATGGCTGGGCATCGGCGACCCGATCCCCGGCTCATGCTTCCGGGACTGGGCGCGCTGGTGCCGCATGAAGAACTATTTCTTCGATGATCCCGATTTGCCGGAGATCGCCAATTTCGACGCTGTCCGCATTCCGATCCTCGCGATCGGCCTGACGGACGACGCATGGGCGACACCGCGCGCGGTCGATCACTTCATGGATCGTCACCCCAACGCCACCGTCGAGCAGCGCTGGATTTCGCCGCAAAACGCCGGAGGTCACCACATCGGGCATCTCGGCTTCTTCAGGTCCCGCTTCGCTGAAACGCTCTGGCCGCCCCTGGCCGACTGGCTGATGCATGACCGGCCAATGACTTTGGGCGCCGTCCGGCAACGATCCTAG
- the gor gene encoding glutathione-disulfide reductase has product MSEYDYDLFVIGGGSGGVRAGRLVASMGKRVAIAEEYRFGGTCVIRGCVPKKLFVYASQFPEHFEDAAGYGWTVGETTFDWKTLIANKDREITRLEGLYRGGLERAGADIIESRAVLVDKHTVRIVAQDRTVTARHILIATGGRPSEHPALPGSEHAISSNEAFHLETLPKSIVIAGGGYIAVEFANIFHGLGVETTLVYRGKEILGRFDMDMRRGLHAAMEAKGMRIVLHTIAHEIEKQPDGRLAIKLSNDETIVTDQLMLAIGRTPNTESLGLEAAGVEMGPKGEIIVDAFSRTNVESIYAIGDVTDRVQLTPVAIHEAMCFVDTVYRDKPNSPDHDAIATAVFSQPEIGTVGLSEDDAAKRYDELEIYRAEFRPMRHTLSGRQEKMIMKLVVDAGSRRVVGAHILGVDAGEMAQLLGIAVKAKLTKDDFDQTMAVHPTAAEELVTMYHPSYRVKNGERVG; this is encoded by the coding sequence ATGAGCGAATACGACTACGATCTCTTTGTCATCGGCGGCGGCTCGGGTGGCGTGCGTGCGGGGCGGCTTGTGGCCTCCATGGGCAAGCGCGTCGCGATCGCCGAGGAATATCGCTTCGGCGGCACCTGCGTCATTCGCGGTTGCGTGCCCAAGAAGCTCTTCGTCTATGCGTCGCAGTTCCCCGAGCATTTCGAGGATGCCGCCGGCTATGGCTGGACGGTGGGCGAGACGACGTTCGACTGGAAGACACTGATCGCCAACAAGGATCGCGAGATCACGCGGCTGGAAGGCCTCTATCGAGGCGGTCTGGAGCGCGCCGGCGCGGACATCATCGAGAGCCGTGCGGTTCTGGTGGACAAGCACACGGTTCGCATCGTGGCGCAGGACCGGACCGTGACCGCAAGACACATCCTCATCGCGACGGGCGGACGGCCCAGTGAGCATCCCGCGCTGCCAGGCAGCGAGCATGCGATCAGCTCGAACGAAGCGTTTCATCTGGAGACGCTGCCGAAATCGATCGTCATTGCCGGCGGCGGTTATATCGCGGTCGAGTTCGCCAACATCTTCCACGGTCTCGGCGTCGAGACGACGCTGGTCTATCGCGGCAAGGAAATCCTCGGCCGTTTCGACATGGATATGCGCCGCGGCCTGCACGCAGCGATGGAAGCCAAGGGTATGCGCATCGTCTTGCACACGATCGCGCATGAAATCGAAAAGCAGCCCGACGGCCGCCTTGCGATCAAGCTCAGCAATGACGAGACCATCGTGACCGACCAGCTCATGCTGGCCATCGGGCGCACGCCGAACACGGAATCGCTGGGTCTCGAAGCCGCCGGGGTCGAGATGGGGCCGAAGGGCGAGATCATCGTGGACGCGTTTTCGCGAACCAATGTCGAGTCCATCTACGCGATCGGCGACGTCACCGATCGGGTTCAACTCACGCCGGTCGCCATTCACGAGGCTATGTGCTTCGTCGATACGGTCTATCGCGACAAGCCGAATTCGCCGGACCACGACGCCATTGCGACGGCCGTCTTCTCACAGCCAGAGATCGGGACGGTCGGGCTCTCGGAAGACGATGCGGCGAAGCGCTATGACGAGCTTGAAATCTACCGTGCCGAGTTCCGCCCCATGCGCCACACCCTGTCCGGGCGGCAGGAGAAGATGATCATGAAGCTGGTCGTCGATGCCGGGTCGCGACGCGTGGTCGGCGCGCACATCCTCGGTGTCGATGCCGGCGAAATGGCGCAGCTTCTCGGCATCGCGGTCAAGGCGAAGCTGACCAAGGACGATTTCGATCAGACGATGGCGGTGCATCCGACTGCGGCGGAAGAACTCGTGACCATGTATCACCCGAGCTACCGCGTGAAGAACGGCGAACGCGTCGGCTAG
- a CDS encoding DUF2059 domain-containing protein, whose product MTLLSSPRRLVAIAGAALFLAAAAPAGAQEIADTHMAAARSALTAMKATEEFDVILPRAAQGLKNQLIAQNPNLQQVISTVVDQKAIAMAARRGDLEREAALAYARVFSEEELKSIASFYASPAGIKLIEGGPIVARELYKAAEIWQRGMSRDLSEEVAKELFAQVGDEVQGTGVAPDGGVVPTPAAPGVPAAPAAPAN is encoded by the coding sequence ATGACGCTTCTCAGCAGCCCTCGTCGTCTTGTCGCCATCGCCGGAGCCGCGCTGTTCCTGGCAGCGGCCGCGCCCGCCGGTGCGCAGGAGATCGCGGACACCCACATGGCCGCAGCCCGCAGCGCGCTGACCGCCATGAAGGCGACAGAGGAATTCGACGTGATCCTGCCGCGCGCCGCGCAGGGACTTAAGAACCAGCTCATCGCGCAGAATCCGAACCTCCAGCAGGTCATCAGCACGGTGGTCGACCAGAAGGCGATCGCGATGGCGGCCCGTCGCGGCGATCTGGAGCGCGAGGCGGCCCTGGCCTATGCGCGCGTCTTCTCAGAAGAGGAACTGAAGTCCATCGCAAGCTTCTATGCCTCGCCTGCGGGCATCAAGCTGATCGAGGGCGGTCCGATCGTGGCACGCGAGCTCTACAAGGCCGCCGAAATCTGGCAGCGCGGCATGTCGCGCGATCTTTCCGAAGAGGTAGCAAAGGAACTCTTCGCACAGGTGGGCGACGAGGTTCAGGGCACGGGCGTCGCGCCCGATGGCGGCGTTGTTCCGACGCCCGCAGCACCCGGCGTTCCCGCCGCGCCAGCCGCCCCCGCGAATTGA
- the rpiA gene encoding ribose-5-phosphate isomerase RpiA has translation MDARTLKIDAAREALTYVSDGMKLGIGTGSTAEEFVRLLAVRVSQGLSVVGVPTSERTAKLCRELGVPLSTLDDIPHLDLTIDGADEIDPALSLIKGGGGALLREKIVAAASDRMIVIADASKLVDTLGAFPLPIEVNRFGLGATEHAIKNAARDLGLDGPLTLRMTNGEPFATDGGHLIFDASFGRIPDTRAISDALHAIPGVVEHGLFLGLADVAIVADAGGARTVRAAQ, from the coding sequence ATGGATGCGAGAACGCTCAAGATCGACGCGGCGCGCGAGGCGCTGACCTACGTCTCGGACGGCATGAAGCTCGGCATCGGCACCGGGTCGACCGCCGAGGAGTTCGTCAGGCTGTTGGCCGTGCGCGTAAGCCAGGGGCTGTCGGTCGTGGGAGTGCCGACCTCCGAGCGGACCGCGAAATTGTGCCGAGAGCTCGGCGTGCCGCTTTCCACGCTCGACGATATCCCGCATCTCGACCTCACGATCGACGGTGCCGACGAGATCGACCCCGCTTTGTCCCTGATCAAGGGCGGCGGCGGCGCGCTTTTGCGCGAGAAGATCGTCGCGGCCGCATCGGATCGCATGATCGTCATCGCCGATGCATCGAAGCTCGTCGATACGCTTGGCGCGTTTCCGCTGCCCATTGAAGTCAATCGCTTCGGCCTGGGTGCGACCGAACATGCGATCAAGAATGCCGCGCGCGATCTCGGCCTCGATGGTCCTCTGACATTGAGGATGACGAATGGCGAGCCATTTGCTACGGACGGCGGTCATTTGATTTTCGATGCATCTTTTGGCCGCATTCCGGATACAAGAGCGATTTCCGACGCGCTTCACGCTATACCGGGTGTCGTCGAGCACGGACTTTTCCTCGGGCTCGCGGACGTGGCAATTGTTGCGGACGCGGGTGGTGCCAGAACGGTGCGTGCCGCTCAATGA
- a CDS encoding HAD family hydrolase: protein MLKPIIVFDLDGTLVDTAPDLLTSLNHCLTLAGMTPAEPGELRGFVGMGGRVMIERAFAAQQRALSAEQLDTLQVSFLDHYGSHMPGESRPYPGALDAVARFASAGYDAAICTNKYEGMATSLIAALGLADRFSAICGGDSFAFRKPDPRHLTETIARAGGDPERAVMIGDSRTDIDTAKAAGIPVIAVDFGYTDRHVREFEPSRIISHFDELTVEMAEALLGETTR, encoded by the coding sequence ATGCTCAAGCCCATCATCGTCTTCGATCTGGACGGAACTCTGGTCGACACCGCGCCGGATTTGCTGACGAGCCTCAACCACTGCCTGACGCTGGCCGGCATGACTCCGGCCGAGCCGGGCGAACTGCGCGGGTTCGTGGGCATGGGCGGGCGCGTGATGATCGAACGCGCCTTCGCGGCCCAGCAAAGGGCACTTTCGGCGGAGCAACTGGACACGCTGCAGGTTTCCTTTCTCGACCATTACGGCAGTCACATGCCTGGCGAATCACGGCCCTACCCCGGCGCGCTCGACGCCGTGGCGCGCTTTGCATCGGCCGGATACGACGCGGCGATCTGCACCAACAAATACGAGGGTATGGCGACGAGCCTGATCGCAGCGCTCGGCCTCGCGGACCGGTTTTCCGCGATCTGCGGCGGAGATTCGTTCGCGTTTCGAAAGCCCGACCCCCGCCATCTGACGGAAACGATCGCGCGCGCCGGCGGCGATCCCGAGCGGGCCGTCATGATCGGCGATTCGCGCACCGACATCGACACCGCGAAGGCTGCCGGCATCCCGGTGATCGCGGTCGATTTCGGCTACACCGATCGCCACGTGCGCGAATTCGAACCCTCGCGGATCATCTCGCATTTCGATGAACTGACGGTCGAAATGGCCGAAGCGCTGCTGGGCGAAACGACGCGCTGA
- a CDS encoding L,D-transpeptidase family protein — MSLSRARILAISSTAIAALFAADMQQASAQNLFERLFRNDRRVQQEMPPPVAVERAAPAPARRAPPRITGPSYYTYKTDALVRVDFAAIKPDRTHAAGLTAPVLLDNTPVSTTRAESAVDPERQVVQLQQPSVATDAISPETDRTRVSGDLESVLNAASEAVEAAKADEIAASETAIPRVEDAKPIGVDAAQTAAPLDMDEPPSATVAASASQPLTDEQIASLQNHELLAEKEIADALVAHYSAVPELMWVSDGRANEQAAQALDVLGKAASHGLNAQDYAVAVPVGSDIAALTAFEMELSARLLRYVRDARSGRIDPNRISGYYDFAPKPLDQVAMLQSLRSTQEVAALLETQHPVDDQYKALRVELEMLRASSENDIVIAPKTLVRPGETNAEFPKILSLILQKATDEFRTVHGDALTRNLGSETYTQELVPVIKAAQTAAGVGDDGVIGARTIQALAGESKAARIEKVEIALEQIRWLPSDFTPRHVFINTPAFDATYVEDGEAKLSMRTVVGGLGTQTYFFQDEIDYVEFHPYWGVPKSILVNKYMPKLYSDPSYLDRNGFEVVNSRGQVVPSSSVNWGQYGANVPFDVRQRPGKSNALGELKIMFPNKHAIYLHDTPEKHLFGRENRALSNGCIRLEDPRGMAAAVLGWDRDRLDQRLERPHSRETLQTKVPVYVAYFTAWPDGAGEVHYFNDVYSRDEKVRAALDKVDALRSNGV, encoded by the coding sequence ATGTCTTTGTCGCGCGCCAGGATTCTGGCCATCTCGTCCACAGCGATCGCGGCCTTGTTTGCCGCCGACATGCAGCAGGCGTCGGCCCAGAACCTCTTCGAGCGGCTGTTCCGCAACGATCGTCGCGTGCAGCAGGAGATGCCGCCACCCGTCGCGGTGGAGCGGGCGGCGCCAGCACCAGCGCGCCGCGCGCCGCCTCGGATCACGGGACCGAGCTACTATACCTACAAGACCGACGCGCTGGTTCGCGTGGATTTCGCGGCGATCAAGCCCGACCGGACCCATGCTGCCGGACTGACCGCGCCCGTCTTGCTCGACAACACGCCTGTCAGCACCACGCGGGCCGAGAGCGCCGTAGATCCCGAACGCCAGGTCGTTCAGCTCCAGCAGCCAAGCGTGGCGACCGACGCCATCTCGCCAGAGACCGACCGCACGCGTGTTTCAGGCGATTTGGAGAGCGTGCTGAACGCTGCGAGCGAAGCGGTGGAAGCAGCGAAGGCCGACGAGATTGCCGCATCGGAGACGGCGATTCCGCGCGTCGAGGACGCCAAACCCATCGGCGTCGATGCGGCCCAAACTGCCGCGCCGCTCGACATGGACGAACCGCCTTCCGCGACTGTGGCAGCCTCCGCGTCGCAACCTCTCACCGATGAGCAGATCGCATCGCTGCAAAATCACGAACTGCTCGCAGAAAAAGAAATCGCAGATGCGCTGGTCGCGCACTACAGTGCGGTGCCTGAACTCATGTGGGTGAGTGATGGCCGCGCGAACGAGCAGGCTGCGCAGGCACTGGACGTGCTCGGCAAGGCCGCAAGCCATGGCCTGAATGCGCAGGATTACGCCGTGGCCGTGCCCGTGGGCAGCGACATTGCTGCGCTGACCGCATTTGAAATGGAGCTTTCGGCGCGTCTGCTTCGCTATGTGCGCGATGCCCGCTCGGGCAGGATCGATCCGAACCGCATTTCCGGCTACTACGATTTTGCGCCCAAGCCGCTTGATCAGGTGGCGATGCTTCAGTCCCTGCGTTCGACGCAGGAGGTCGCCGCGCTGCTGGAGACCCAGCATCCGGTCGACGACCAGTACAAGGCGTTGCGCGTCGAGCTCGAAATGCTGCGCGCCAGCAGCGAGAACGATATCGTCATCGCGCCGAAGACCCTCGTTCGACCGGGCGAGACCAATGCGGAATTCCCCAAAATTCTCAGCCTGATCCTGCAGAAGGCAACCGACGAATTCCGGACAGTGCATGGCGATGCGCTGACGCGCAATCTGGGCAGCGAGACCTATACGCAGGAACTGGTGCCCGTCATCAAGGCGGCGCAGACGGCCGCAGGCGTCGGCGACGACGGCGTGATCGGTGCGCGCACGATCCAGGCTCTGGCGGGCGAATCGAAGGCGGCGCGCATCGAGAAGGTCGAGATCGCGCTCGAACAGATCCGCTGGCTTCCCTCCGATTTCACGCCGCGCCACGTGTTCATCAACACGCCGGCTTTCGACGCGACCTATGTCGAGGACGGCGAGGCGAAGCTGTCGATGCGCACCGTCGTCGGCGGTCTGGGAACGCAGACCTACTTCTTCCAGGACGAGATCGATTATGTCGAATTCCACCCCTATTGGGGCGTTCCGAAGTCGATTTTGGTCAACAAATACATGCCGAAGCTCTATAGCGACCCATCTTATCTCGACCGCAACGGCTTCGAGGTGGTGAATTCGCGCGGGCAGGTCGTCCCGTCGTCCTCGGTGAACTGGGGCCAGTATGGCGCCAACGTTCCCTTCGACGTGCGCCAGCGCCCGGGCAAGAGCAACGCGCTGGGGGAACTCAAGATCATGTTCCCCAACAAGCACGCGATCTACCTGCACGACACGCCGGAAAAGCACCTCTTCGGTCGGGAGAACCGTGCGCTGTCGAACGGCTGCATACGGCTGGAGGATCCACGCGGCATGGCTGCGGCAGTCCTCGGCTGGGATCGCGATCGTCTCGACCAGCGGCTCGAGCGCCCGCATTCGCGCGAGACGTTGCAGACCAAAGTGCCGGTCTACGTCGCCTACTTCACCGCATGGCCGGACGGTGCGGGCGAGGTTCACTACTTCAACGACGTCTACAGCCGCGACGAGAAGGTCCGCGCCGCACTCGACAAGGTCGACGCGCTGCGCTCGAACGGTGTGTAA